The stretch of DNA ttaagcAAAAAGCGgaagaaaatcaggaaaagaggaaaaaatgcaaaaaaaaacccaaaacaCGCGAACAAAACAAATCGTGAAAATGACAGGCGGGTATGAAACAGTTTCACGTGTGTTTCACATACCAAGTATGTTTCAAAATATAACGATATaacgattttcttcttcttctttaccaaaaatggcgccaatttcaaaaagtagtcaaaaaacagtgaaatttatatgggggcgctatgaaggggggctttgggggaaAAAAGAGAACGGCCaccgaaaccgcctgttataaggagtttctgtgccaaatttcatcgcgatcggttaaacggtgtagatttgtatagccgaacacgactgaagattaccaacaaacagaccttttaattctgagatttttttttaactacttACTTTCCACAATGAGTTCCTTTTAATCCAATAATAttgctgaaaaattaaaaattctgacACGTTGAGACATTAAATaattccatttatttatttctttgtaaaatttttatttaaacgattcttaatataattttataattctaacagtctgatttttcttatacaataaaaaagtacattttatacaaaatttatctttaaattattactaattctaaattttaatgaaaaccaAACTGTTCTCAAATTTCTGGTGCACCCACTACTTCGAATTTAACCAAATATTTTGCTTAAGATAAGAATAATAAGTGTTATTCCTGTATCTTTCAAGGTACGCGCCAATGATACTTTAGTAATTTATTAGTATTagaatagataaaaaattataagtgTTATTCCTGTATCTTTCAAGGTACGCGCCTGTAATataattattgaaattgattCATGAATAAACACTAAAAGTAACAAGTATTATTCCTGTATCTTTCAAGGTACGCGCTTATAATGAGTTAGAAATAGTCCTATTAAGGAAGAAGTGGCGTTTCTTAACTTTTGAGTCAGTATTATTCCTGTATCTTTCAAGGTACGCGCCTATAAAAGGGCTCGATAAGAAGCAATTAGACCTCTTAAGACTGACAAGAAGCTTCAcataaaataagaagaataaCCATTCTTCAGAACCATCATAGCAATCAACATCAGTGTGTTTTGCtacaaaattaagaataaattgataaacatTTCTATACTCGAAATTACGATTCATCAATTTATTCGACATAATCATAACAAACGTTATGAAAACGGACTATACATAAGAAAGTCAAAGTATAACCgtttttataaaatactttaaaaacaCATTGGGTTAACACATATAATCTTAAAAGTATCAATTTAatggtttgtccaatattgATTCAGATTTCTAACTTaacatatttatattaaattcaattggactgaatttaatgtaattatGTTCGGTTAGAAATCcgaataaatattggacaaaccaattTTTGGAATAAGTATTATTCCTGTATCTTTCAAGGTACGCGCCTAAAAAAAGgctttataataaataaaattttcacataaaatcataaaaggaaaaaattacttAGGATAAGTATTATTCCTGTATCTTTCAAGGTACGCGCCAATAATACTTCCGTCGTCggaagataaaattaataagagaAAGAATATGCACGCCATGAGCAACCTCAAGGCTTCgataaacaaaaattgtaatCTTGGGAACGTTCTGCCTTTCTGTTAAAtacttaagaaattaataaaaacaaattagtAGGTGCACCATTAATTCAAAAACAGCTAACAGAATTTacctatataatttaaataaaacttaaaagacTCTAAATATAAGGCTCACCACTGCGGCTATTCATTCTCATCCTCACTTTTGATGCCCACAGATGACGGGCGATTGGATTTGGTCTTCTTCTTTTTGGCACTCGGCTCCTCATCTTCGTTGTGCTTCTTGACGTGCCTGATGAAGTTTGAGGCGGAAAGGTGTGCAATGCCATTTTTATCCTTTCGTCTATTATCCCTCGTAAGTTTGATTCCACAGGAACAAATAGGACACTGAACGGAGCCCTCGATATCTGTATTGTTCAATTTAACAGAAATCTCGAGGTCCTGGCAGAGGTAACTACTGTCGCAGAGACTTCTCTCAATTTGCCGGCGTACTCTCGCTGACATTTCCGGATATTCATCTCCTTCCGGAAAATCCCCATCAGATGAGTTTTGGCTGTGAAAGAGTGGATCATCCattggaatttcttttacattcaCAATTGTTGGCTCCATCGGTGTTACAACATCAACAATCAATTTCCTCTTCCCGAACTTTTCCTCCATCTTTTgttcattgattttctcaataaatccCATAAGTTGTTTCCGATGTCCCAGGGGAATTTTGAAGTGCTCAATGCATTGGAAGAAAAACGAGAAGAAATCCGGTGTGTGTGGGCAATAATTATGCATCTCTTGCTTACACATCCTCTCCATTGCCGTCATATCTTCATCTGTGATTGTCGAAAATGTATCCATAGAGGTGAAGCCATTGAGAAATAGGAGATTCTTCATATATTCCGGAAGTGGTGAGTTGTGCTTCTCCTCCAAGTCTCGGTAaaacttttttgcattttcatcaCTCTTATAGCTCACTACACTATTTTGGCATTCATCGGCGTCTGAGAAGATGCCGGAAGTTGATTCTGTATCGCTCCGCGTACTCGAAGTTGGGCGCGGGGTAGAGGGCGACatctaaaaaaataacgaattattgtttaaaatttttttcagccaAATAGTCGTGAGAACGCTaatatttttcgtttttcaatttgaaattcaaaaacctcaaaagtttttacaatttttcgcaatttcactcccgaaatttattattatcaaaCACCTCCGGacgaaaaattcatcaaaaaaaagtaaaaaggtTATGTAATTGAGGAGAAATCGCGTCCTTTTCCCACTCAAAATATCCT from Lutzomyia longipalpis isolate SR_M1_2022 chromosome 4, ASM2433408v1 encodes:
- the LOC129795064 gene encoding uncharacterized protein LOC129795064 — translated: MSRGSLELRKKHSKREQMSPSTPRPTSSTRSDTESTSGIFSDADECQNSVVSYKSDENAKKFYRDLEEKHNSPLPEYMKNLLFLNGFTSMDTFSTITDEDMTAMERMCKQEMHNYCPHTPDFFSFFFQCIEHFKIPLGHRKQLMGFIEKINEQKMEEKFGKRKLIVDVVTPMEPTIVNVKEIPMDDPLFHSQNSSDGDFPEGDEYPEMSARVRRQIERSLCDSSYLCQDLEISVKLNNTDIEGSVQCPICSCGIKLTRDNRRKDKNGIAHLSASNFIRHVKKHNEDEEPSAKKKKTKSNRPSSVGIKSEDENE